A genome region from Chengkuizengella sp. SCS-71B includes the following:
- the ftsL gene encoding cell division protein FtsL, with protein sequence MAFRVQGNLAVQEDVNRNVYRKKTQTTVNRKKAISAPEKLLYLVSIIMCVVIAGFVIFKNAQIYETNTKIQQISFDIQQLEKENKNLKLEVRKMEDPKRLIEYAESFNFALTDEANVLQISPTTNKSGTNEDIAFID encoded by the coding sequence ATGGCCTTTCGAGTTCAGGGGAATTTAGCTGTACAGGAAGATGTAAATAGAAATGTTTATCGAAAAAAGACACAAACTACAGTGAATCGGAAAAAGGCGATTTCTGCACCTGAGAAGCTGCTTTATTTAGTTTCAATTATTATGTGTGTTGTTATAGCAGGGTTTGTTATATTTAAAAACGCACAAATTTATGAAACGAATACGAAAATACAGCAGATCTCTTTTGATATACAGCAGTTAGAAAAGGAAAATAAAAATTTAAAGCTTGAAGTAAGAAAAATGGAGGACCCTAAGAGATTAATTGAATATGCTGAATCATTTAACTTTGCTTTAACGGATGAAGCAAATGTACTTCAAATTTCTCCAACTACAAATAAATCTGGAACAAATGAAGATATCGCTTTTATAGATTAA
- a CDS encoding UDP-N-acetylmuramoyl-L-alanyl-D-glutamate--2,6-diaminopimelate ligase, with protein MLLKEFASLLKLSNLHGDPDTVITGIKTDSRKVKSGDLFICIVGHRVDGHQFAEQAVKNGAAALVVQQDVETNVPKIRVKDSGYAMAVFASAFYQYPSHKMKLIGVTGTNGKTTTTYLIDRVLRDQFYRTGLMGTIQMKIGDQSYNVENTTLEALELQRSLDMMLKSNIDYCIMEVSSHALELGRVMGCDYRTAIFTNLTQDHLDYHGTMDKYMQSKGLLFSRFGNTFSNNPENKKYAVLNGDDPVSNYYKKITTAEVFTYGIDKEGVDVRATDIRISSKGTNFKVISFVGTLDFHLQLIGKFNIYNALAAITASVIEEIPLEEIKESLEKIEGIDGRFESVYENQEFLVIVDYSHTPDSLENALKTISEFAEGKIVCVFGCGGDRDRTKRPIMGHIAAKYCDYVYVTSDNPRSENPIRILSDIEKGIIDSGMIGSQYELIEDRHLAINKAISNANAKDVVLIAGKGHETYQEVQGIKIDFDDRLVAKNVIRSIINDDPSI; from the coding sequence ATGTTACTCAAAGAATTCGCCTCATTATTAAAACTTTCGAATCTTCATGGAGATCCAGATACAGTGATTACAGGCATTAAAACTGATTCTAGAAAGGTGAAGTCAGGGGATTTATTTATTTGTATTGTTGGACATCGAGTGGATGGTCACCAATTTGCAGAGCAAGCTGTTAAAAATGGTGCCGCAGCTTTGGTTGTACAACAGGATGTAGAAACGAATGTCCCGAAAATACGTGTAAAAGATAGCGGATATGCGATGGCTGTATTTGCTTCAGCATTTTACCAATATCCAAGTCATAAAATGAAACTTATCGGAGTGACTGGAACAAATGGAAAAACCACAACAACCTATTTAATTGATAGAGTATTAAGAGATCAATTTTATCGTACAGGATTAATGGGTACGATTCAAATGAAAATTGGTGATCAGTCATATAATGTAGAAAATACGACACTTGAAGCACTAGAGCTACAAAGAAGTTTAGATATGATGCTAAAAAGTAATATTGATTATTGTATAATGGAAGTTTCAAGCCATGCCCTAGAATTGGGGCGGGTGATGGGCTGTGATTATCGCACTGCTATATTCACTAATTTAACACAAGACCATTTAGACTATCATGGTACCATGGATAAATATATGCAGTCTAAGGGTTTATTGTTTTCTAGATTTGGGAATACATTTTCTAATAATCCTGAAAATAAAAAATATGCTGTATTAAACGGCGATGACCCAGTATCTAATTATTATAAGAAAATTACTACAGCTGAAGTATTTACATACGGTATTGATAAGGAAGGTGTGGATGTTCGAGCAACAGATATTCGTATTTCCTCAAAAGGGACCAATTTTAAAGTCATTTCCTTTGTTGGAACATTGGACTTTCATCTTCAACTTATCGGTAAATTTAATATATATAATGCTTTAGCTGCTATAACTGCGTCTGTTATAGAGGAAATTCCTTTAGAAGAAATCAAAGAAAGCCTAGAGAAGATAGAGGGTATTGATGGGCGTTTTGAGTCTGTATATGAAAATCAGGAATTTTTAGTCATTGTTGATTATTCTCATACACCAGATAGTCTTGAAAATGCTTTGAAAACAATTTCTGAGTTTGCTGAAGGTAAAATTGTTTGTGTTTTTGGTTGTGGAGGAGATAGGGATCGTACAAAACGACCTATAATGGGACATATTGCAGCAAAATATTGTGATTATGTTTATGTCACATCAGATAACCCTCGTTCAGAGAACCCGATTCGCATTTTATCGGATATAGAGAAAGGGATTATAGATTCAGGGATGATAGGGAGTCAATATGAACTGATTGAAGATCGTCATCTAGCGATTAACAAAGCAATCTCAAATGCTAATGCAAAGGATGTAGTTTTAATTGCTGGTAAAGGTCATGAAACATATCAGGAAGTTCAAGGGATAAAAATAGATTTTGACGATAGATTAGTGGCAAAGAACGTGATAAGGAGTATAATAAATGATGATCCGAGCATATGA
- a CDS encoding penicillin-binding transpeptidase domain-containing protein, translated as MNKKSKVRSLLFGGVFTLLFFGLLYQVYSLQIIQSPALLQKAQDSWEKNQYIPAQRGFIYDRNGEVLAQDAEAYTVAVSPRTINDNDLVFEVMNALTPLLKMDGLVKQEKLHGIVTKQKEDGTFYGQREIRNEGWKIDVTTAEQIRTAINEKGLEGSVYLIPEVKRTYPANDLASHVLGYVRKDGEVRSGLEVYFEDLLNGTPGYRSYQSDSKSYEIPDSKVTFTPPENGESLKLTIDENIQLYVEQAIETAYEQFKPKSMTAIAVDPHTMEILGMANLPNYNPNEYWDFDSQNDFKNHAVSSQYEPGSTFKIVTLAAAVEEGLFNPEATYQSGSIQVPGGRLKDHNNGAGWGVISYLEGLKRSSNVAFVKLGYEQLGKDTLEQYMNDFGFGQPTGVELPGEVSGKISLKWDAEVATATYGQGITVTTIQQIAAMSAIANGGKLLKPQIVKEIIDTDTGEVIESFSPEVVRQVISEETAKEVGLYLEQVISDQSIGTGRLAYMDGYRAAGKTGTANVVINGKYANDIWLNSFIGFAPVEDPKIALIVVADQPDIGGNYKLGSSVVAPVFKEIMLNSLRYLGVATKSDEGFSQEEIMIETPNVVDLTVLVAENEFEKNGLSYEVLGNGSHVIEQFPAADSEMALGQSGYLLTESPENIPVPDLTNKSLRDVLQICLLLEIECEVNGSAYVVDQEVRYEGNERVVILELQTLEQQAKTKLEQTEESELEGDDVSASD; from the coding sequence ATGAATAAAAAATCCAAAGTTCGCTCGTTGCTTTTTGGTGGGGTATTTACCCTTCTTTTTTTTGGACTCTTATATCAGGTTTATTCGCTTCAAATTATTCAGTCCCCTGCTCTTTTACAGAAGGCACAGGATTCTTGGGAAAAAAACCAATATATTCCTGCTCAAAGAGGTTTTATTTATGACCGCAACGGTGAGGTGTTAGCACAAGATGCGGAAGCTTATACGGTAGCTGTAAGTCCACGGACTATTAATGATAATGATTTGGTTTTTGAAGTTATGAATGCTTTAACACCTTTGTTAAAGATGGATGGTCTTGTTAAACAGGAGAAATTACATGGTATCGTTACGAAGCAAAAAGAGGATGGCACTTTTTATGGACAAAGAGAGATTCGTAATGAGGGTTGGAAAATTGATGTCACAACTGCTGAACAAATCAGAACGGCGATAAATGAGAAGGGATTAGAGGGCAGCGTATATTTGATTCCAGAAGTAAAACGTACTTATCCTGCTAATGACTTAGCTTCACATGTATTAGGTTACGTTAGGAAAGATGGGGAAGTTCGATCAGGTCTCGAGGTTTATTTTGAAGATTTATTAAATGGAACACCAGGTTACCGCAGCTATCAAAGTGACTCAAAATCTTACGAGATACCAGATAGCAAGGTGACGTTTACACCCCCGGAAAATGGAGAGTCTCTGAAACTTACTATAGACGAAAACATACAATTGTATGTTGAACAAGCAATTGAAACAGCTTATGAACAATTTAAACCGAAAAGTATGACAGCAATTGCGGTAGATCCCCACACGATGGAAATCCTAGGTATGGCAAACCTGCCTAATTATAACCCAAATGAATATTGGGATTTTGATTCTCAAAATGATTTTAAAAATCATGCTGTCAGTTCCCAATATGAACCAGGATCAACCTTTAAAATTGTGACACTAGCAGCGGCTGTAGAAGAAGGTTTGTTTAATCCAGAAGCAACTTATCAATCCGGTTCTATTCAAGTGCCAGGCGGGAGGTTGAAAGACCATAATAATGGCGCTGGTTGGGGTGTTATTTCCTATTTAGAAGGTTTGAAACGCTCTAGTAACGTTGCGTTTGTCAAACTCGGATACGAGCAATTAGGTAAAGATACTTTAGAACAATATATGAATGATTTTGGTTTTGGTCAACCAACAGGAGTTGAACTCCCAGGTGAAGTTTCAGGGAAAATTAGTCTTAAGTGGGATGCTGAGGTAGCGACTGCGACGTATGGTCAAGGAATCACGGTAACGACAATACAACAAATTGCGGCAATGTCTGCAATTGCAAATGGTGGAAAGTTGTTAAAACCTCAAATCGTAAAAGAGATTATTGATACTGATACTGGTGAAGTTATTGAAAGTTTTTCACCTGAAGTAGTACGTCAAGTAATATCAGAAGAAACAGCAAAAGAGGTAGGATTGTATTTAGAGCAGGTTATCTCAGATCAATCGATTGGAACAGGTAGATTAGCTTATATGGACGGCTATCGAGCGGCTGGGAAAACGGGAACGGCAAATGTAGTAATTAATGGTAAATATGCAAATGATATATGGTTAAATTCCTTTATTGGTTTTGCTCCGGTTGAAGATCCAAAAATCGCATTGATTGTAGTGGCAGATCAGCCAGATATTGGTGGGAATTACAAGTTGGGTAGTTCGGTTGTAGCTCCTGTTTTTAAAGAAATCATGTTGAATAGCTTAAGGTATTTAGGAGTTGCAACAAAATCAGATGAAGGATTTTCACAGGAAGAAATAATGATTGAAACACCAAATGTCGTAGATCTTACCGTTCTGGTTGCTGAAAATGAATTTGAAAAAAATGGCCTTTCATATGAGGTGTTAGGAAATGGGAGTCATGTGATTGAGCAATTCCCTGCGGCGGATTCTGAAATGGCACTTGGTCAAAGTGGGTATCTTCTTACTGAGTCACCAGAAAATATACCTGTGCCTGATTTAACAAATAAATCACTGCGAGATGTTTTACAAATTTGTCTATTATTAGAAATTGAATGCGAAGTGAATGGATCAGCTTATGTTGTTGATCAGGAAGTAAGGTATGAAGGGAATGAAAGAGTTGTTATATTAGAGTTACAGACTTTAGAGCAACAAGCAAAAACAAAACTTGAACAAACAGAGGAAAGTGAACTAGAAGGTGATGATGTATCTGCATCAGATTAA
- a CDS encoding UDP-N-acetylmuramoyl-tripeptide--D-alanyl-D-alanine ligase has protein sequence MMIRAYDDIIDMLHVEQFTQIKEPVIIQGVSTDSRNINQGSLFIPLVGENFDGHLFVEEAFNKGAAASLWQKDHESPPDHVPLIFVDDTLLALQELAKQYMKQVEARVIAITGSNGKTTTKDMIAAILSTTYKVHKTEGNFNNQIGLPLTLLQMKEDTQFAVLEMGMSGRGEIDLLSKLAEPDIAIITNIGEAHLLQLGSREEIAKAKLEIINGLKQDGLFIYPGDEPLLENISELGYNLPPSTKRIRFGKKESNEIYPTFIKMEQDGVYFGLNQSPPKGYYIPLIGRHNVMNAIAAIAVSELLAIKKEDIIKGLKHLKVSSMRTQKIRTNSGFVIINDAYNSSPNALKAAIEMLEELEGYHHKMIVLGDMLELGENERELHQDIGRRLDPHKIDYVFTYGDLAEEVAFEAQNHYLPDHVKSFKNKEKLLKELLTIVTEKDVILIKGSRGMKLEDIVDELKNR, from the coding sequence ATGATGATCCGAGCATATGATGATATAATCGATATGTTACATGTAGAACAATTTACACAAATAAAAGAACCAGTTATCATTCAAGGGGTATCTACTGACTCAAGAAATATAAATCAAGGAAGTTTGTTTATTCCACTAGTTGGTGAAAATTTTGATGGACATCTTTTTGTTGAAGAGGCATTCAACAAGGGGGCGGCGGCTTCATTATGGCAAAAGGATCATGAATCCCCCCCTGATCATGTTCCACTTATTTTTGTAGACGATACGTTATTAGCTTTACAGGAACTTGCTAAGCAGTATATGAAACAGGTTGAGGCAAGGGTAATAGCCATAACGGGAAGCAATGGGAAAACTACGACAAAAGATATGATTGCCGCTATTTTATCTACCACCTATAAAGTTCATAAAACAGAGGGCAACTTTAATAATCAGATTGGATTGCCGCTAACTTTACTTCAAATGAAAGAAGATACACAATTTGCAGTTCTTGAAATGGGTATGAGTGGCAGGGGAGAAATTGACTTGCTAAGTAAATTGGCTGAGCCTGATATTGCCATTATAACCAATATAGGAGAAGCTCACTTACTTCAATTAGGATCGAGAGAAGAAATAGCAAAAGCAAAATTAGAAATCATAAATGGCTTGAAACAGGATGGATTATTTATTTATCCAGGTGATGAACCTCTACTTGAGAATATTTCTGAGCTCGGGTATAATTTACCTCCTTCCACAAAACGGATTCGTTTTGGTAAAAAGGAATCGAATGAAATCTATCCTACTTTTATAAAGATGGAACAAGATGGGGTGTATTTTGGATTAAATCAATCACCACCAAAGGGTTATTACATACCATTAATAGGAAGACACAATGTAATGAACGCTATTGCCGCTATTGCTGTTAGTGAATTACTAGCTATTAAAAAAGAAGATATTATTAAAGGATTAAAACATCTTAAAGTTTCGAGTATGAGAACACAAAAGATTCGAACCAATTCTGGATTTGTAATCATAAACGATGCATATAACTCTAGTCCAAATGCATTAAAAGCTGCAATAGAAATGTTGGAAGAATTAGAGGGATATCATCATAAAATGATTGTACTAGGTGACATGCTGGAACTAGGTGAGAATGAAAGAGAGCTGCATCAAGACATTGGGCGAAGACTTGATCCACATAAAATTGACTACGTTTTTACGTATGGAGATCTGGCAGAAGAGGTAGCTTTTGAAGCCCAAAATCATTATTTACCTGATCATGTAAAATCTTTTAAAAATAAGGAAAAGCTATTAAAAGAACTATTAACAATAGTGACAGAAAAAGATGTAATTTTAATTAAAGGGTCAAGAGGAATGAAATTAGAAGATATCGTGGACGAGTTGAAAAATAGATAA
- the rsmH gene encoding 16S rRNA (cytosine(1402)-N(4))-methyltransferase RsmH: MFHHITVLKEEAVEALNIHPDGIYVDCTLGGAGHSSLIASKLSSKGLLIAFDQDDSAIQHAKKKLDPFLDRVIFIKSNFRNLKQALSELDIPKKEGVPQVSGILFDLGVSSPQLDEADRGFSYNHEAELDMRMDQTSPLTAFEVVNEWSEQQLIQILFEYGEEKFSKRIAKKIVQTRMESPIHSTKELAEIIKEAIPAATRRVGPHPAKRSFQAIRIAVNDELGAFETALHQTIECLTPEGRASVITFHSLEDRMCKKIFSHYMPKCTCPSDFPVCVCENKATIKLVQKKPMLPSEEEIELNPRARSAKLRVAEKL, translated from the coding sequence GTGTTTCATCACATCACTGTATTAAAAGAAGAGGCTGTAGAGGCATTAAATATTCATCCTGATGGAATATATGTAGATTGTACGTTAGGAGGAGCCGGACACAGTTCATTAATAGCTTCCAAATTGAGTTCGAAAGGTTTATTAATTGCATTCGATCAAGATGACTCAGCAATACAGCATGCAAAGAAAAAACTCGATCCTTTTTTGGACAGAGTCATTTTCATTAAGAGTAATTTTCGCAATCTTAAGCAAGCTTTAAGTGAACTAGATATTCCAAAAAAAGAAGGTGTTCCACAAGTAAGTGGCATTTTATTTGATCTTGGTGTTTCTTCACCACAATTAGATGAAGCTGATCGTGGTTTTAGTTATAATCACGAGGCTGAATTAGATATGAGGATGGATCAAACAAGTCCACTCACAGCTTTTGAAGTTGTAAATGAATGGTCTGAACAACAGTTGATTCAAATACTGTTTGAATATGGCGAGGAGAAATTCTCAAAAAGAATAGCAAAAAAAATTGTACAAACCAGGATGGAAAGTCCTATCCATTCAACTAAAGAACTCGCTGAAATAATTAAGGAGGCCATACCTGCAGCAACAAGAAGAGTAGGTCCTCATCCAGCCAAGAGAAGTTTTCAAGCTATACGTATAGCTGTAAATGATGAATTAGGTGCTTTTGAAACAGCACTTCATCAAACGATAGAATGTTTGACACCAGAAGGCAGGGCTTCTGTGATCACTTTTCACTCATTAGAAGATCGAATGTGTAAAAAAATATTTTCACATTATATGCCTAAATGTACATGTCCATCAGATTTTCCAGTTTGTGTTTGTGAAAATAAAGCAACAATCAAATTAGTTCAAAAGAAACCAATGTTACCGAGTGAGGAAGAAATAGAATTAAATCCAAGAGCTAGATCAGCCAAGCTTAGAGTAGCGGAAAAATTATAG
- the mraZ gene encoding division/cell wall cluster transcriptional repressor MraZ: MFMGEYQHNIDEKGRVIVPSKFRDALGPTFIITRGLDQCLFIYPSEEWAVLEKKLKALPLMKSDARAFTRFFFSGATECELDKQGRVNIPNNLKSHAKLEKESIFIGVSNRIEIWNKEVWEGYFQQSESSFNEIAEKLVDLDFDM; encoded by the coding sequence ATGTTCATGGGTGAATATCAACATAACATAGATGAAAAAGGTAGAGTCATTGTACCTTCTAAATTTCGTGATGCCCTTGGTCCAACCTTTATCATAACCCGTGGATTAGACCAATGTTTATTTATCTACCCGTCCGAAGAATGGGCAGTTTTAGAAAAAAAGCTAAAAGCGCTGCCTCTCATGAAATCTGATGCAAGAGCATTTACACGGTTTTTCTTTTCTGGAGCAACAGAATGTGAGTTAGACAAACAGGGAAGGGTAAATATACCGAACAACTTAAAATCACATGCGAAATTAGAAAAGGAATCGATCTTCATTGGAGTTTCTAATCGAATTGAAATTTGGAACAAAGAAGTTTGGGAAGGGTATTTCCAACAATCTGAAAGTTCTTTTAATGAAATTGCTGAAAAATTAGTCGACCTAGATTTCGATATGTAG
- a CDS encoding stage V sporulation protein D, with product MRISNVTLRKRIFIALLLGVIGFISLWIRLGYVQLWTGPELSQRAEDTWRRNIPFEAKRGEIVDRNGEQLAYNITSPSVLAIPVQIDDAKSTAKQLASILQISEEKVFGLITKKELIVRIQPGGRKISVEKAQEIRKLNLPGIVIAEDNERYYPYDNLASHVLGFTGIDNQGLTGIELTYDKYLTGTKGNISFLSDAKGDLMPNASEQYSAPKDGLTLQLTLDKNIQMIVERELDQAMTKYQPDSALAIVMDPQSGEILAMSTKPDYEPGNYAEYDSSIYNRNLPIWKTYEPGSTFKIITLAAALEENKVNLKQDTFHDPGAIEVAGARLRCWRHGGHGSQTFLEGVENSCNPAFVILGQRLGKETLYDYIKDFGFGTKTGIDLGGEENGILFNLDRVGPVELATTAFGQGVSVTPIQQVTAVSAAINGGTLYTPQVAGKWIHPETGEVVKEVEPKAVRTVISEETSKQVREALESVVANGTGRNAYIDGYRVGGKTGTAQKVINGRYSPNEHIVSFIGFAPADDPQVVIYVAVDNPKGIQFGGVVAAPIVKNMMEDTLRYMKVEPREDQIEKEYKYGDIKYKEVPNLVGMTTTEIIQSLNPNFQLTKSGEGNVVVSQAPKAGERVEIGSTIRVYLSNKSE from the coding sequence ATGAGAATCTCTAACGTTACGCTAAGAAAAAGAATATTTATAGCTCTTTTGCTAGGAGTTATAGGTTTTATAAGCTTGTGGATTAGACTTGGTTATGTGCAGCTATGGACTGGTCCTGAACTGTCTCAGAGAGCAGAAGACACATGGAGAAGGAATATTCCTTTTGAAGCTAAAAGAGGTGAAATTGTAGATCGTAATGGGGAGCAATTAGCTTATAATATTACTTCACCATCTGTATTAGCTATACCGGTTCAAATTGATGATGCAAAGTCCACTGCAAAACAACTGGCGAGCATTCTGCAAATATCTGAAGAAAAAGTATTTGGTTTAATTACAAAAAAAGAATTAATTGTTAGGATACAGCCTGGTGGTCGGAAAATATCAGTTGAAAAAGCACAGGAAATAAGAAAATTGAATTTACCAGGAATTGTTATTGCAGAGGACAACGAAAGGTATTATCCTTACGATAACCTAGCTTCACATGTTTTAGGTTTCACAGGTATTGATAATCAAGGTCTTACAGGTATTGAATTAACCTATGATAAGTATTTAACAGGTACAAAAGGCAATATATCCTTTTTATCGGATGCAAAGGGTGATTTAATGCCAAACGCTTCTGAACAATACAGTGCTCCTAAAGATGGACTAACTTTACAATTAACGTTAGACAAAAATATTCAAATGATTGTTGAGCGTGAATTGGATCAGGCAATGACAAAGTATCAACCAGATAGCGCATTAGCCATTGTGATGGATCCTCAATCTGGTGAAATACTAGCAATGTCTACAAAACCGGACTATGAACCAGGAAATTATGCTGAATATGATTCAAGTATTTATAATCGAAATTTACCCATATGGAAAACATATGAGCCAGGCTCAACCTTCAAAATCATTACGTTGGCTGCAGCATTAGAAGAGAATAAAGTGAATTTAAAGCAAGACACTTTTCATGATCCTGGAGCTATAGAAGTTGCGGGAGCCCGTTTACGTTGCTGGAGACATGGAGGACATGGGAGCCAGACTTTTTTGGAGGGAGTGGAGAACTCCTGTAACCCTGCCTTTGTCATATTAGGTCAACGTTTAGGAAAGGAGACCTTATATGATTATATTAAAGATTTCGGATTTGGAACTAAAACCGGCATTGATCTTGGAGGGGAAGAGAACGGAATCTTATTTAATTTGGATCGAGTAGGACCTGTTGAACTAGCAACTACTGCATTTGGTCAGGGGGTTTCGGTAACACCAATTCAACAAGTTACAGCTGTATCTGCAGCCATAAATGGAGGAACATTATATACACCTCAAGTTGCTGGAAAATGGATTCATCCTGAAACTGGTGAAGTAGTAAAAGAAGTTGAACCTAAAGCTGTTAGAACAGTTATTTCTGAAGAAACATCCAAACAGGTTCGTGAAGCATTGGAAAGTGTTGTAGCTAATGGAACAGGTAGGAACGCATATATTGATGGGTATCGTGTAGGCGGAAAAACAGGTACAGCTCAGAAAGTCATTAACGGAAGGTATTCTCCCAATGAACATATTGTTTCTTTTATTGGTTTTGCACCAGCAGATGACCCCCAAGTCGTTATTTATGTTGCAGTGGATAACCCAAAAGGTATACAATTTGGGGGAGTAGTTGCCGCTCCTATCGTTAAAAATATGATGGAAGACACCTTGCGCTACATGAAAGTAGAGCCTAGAGAGGATCAGATCGAGAAAGAATACAAATATGGTGATATTAAATATAAAGAAGTGCCTAATTTGGTAGGTATGACTACAACTGAAATCATACAAAGTTTAAACCCAAACTTTCAATTAACAAAATCAGGGGAAGGTAATGTAGTTGTAAGTCAAGCTCCAAAGGCTGGAGAAAGAGTTGAAATAGGTTCAACAATTCGTGTCTATTTATCAAATAAAAGTGAATAA